The sequence GACGAGCATGACGGTGCCGAGCTTGGTCAGGATCAGGTCCTGGGACTCCAGCGACTGGGCCAGCACCAGCGCCTGCCCGCTCCCGGCGGGCACCGTCGCGACGCGATAGCGGGCGCCCTCGTCGTCGCTGAGGGTGCGGATGGAGGACCTCGACTTGCCGGCGGCGACGTCGAGCTCGGGTCTGCCCAGCTCGAAGGTCGGCACGCTGTCGGCCGAGATCAGACCCCGCGCTCGAGGTTGATGAAGATGACCCGGACGTCGGCGGCGCCCAGCATCCAGGCCGGAGCGCCCTGGACGGTCACCTCGGACAGCGCGGTCGAGCCGGCGGCCTTGTCGGCGCGGTTGAGCAGCGACTCGTCGAGGGTGGCCTGCATCTGGTGGCGCATCACCATGAAGGCGCCGAACGCCATCACCGCGATCGAGGCGCCGACCGCCATCGTGGTCAGCAGGGCGACCCGCGAGGCCAGCGACCGGCGGTAGTGCCAGCGCCGGGCGGCCCAGCTCACCGGCATGCTCGCCTCGCTCCGTGCGCGCACCGGGCACAGGTCACGGTGTCGTGGACGACTCGCTCGCTCATGCTTCCTTCAGGACGTAGCCGACCCCGCGCACGGTGTGGATCAGCCGCGGCTCCCCCTCGGCCTCGGTCTTGCGCCTCAGGTAGCCGACATAGACCTCGAGGGAGTTGGCGCTGGTCGGGAAGTCGTAGCCCCACACCTCCTCGAGGATGAACGAGCGTTCGAGCACCCGGCGCGGTCGGCGCAGGAACATCTCCAGCAGGGTGAACTCGGTGCGGGTCAGCTCGATGCTGCGTTCGCCTCGGCGTACGTCGCGGGAGGCGATCTCCATCGTCAGGTCGGCGAAGACGAGCGTCTCGTCCTCCTCGGCCGGCACGACTCGGCGCAGCAGTGCACGCAACCGGGCGAGCAGCTCGGAGAGGGCGAAGGGCTTGGTGAGGTAGTCGTCGGCGCCGGCGTCGAGGCCCTCGACCCGGTCGCCGACGGCGTCGCGCGCGGTGAGGACCAGGACCGGGACGTCGTTGCCGGTGGCGCGCAGCGTGCGGGTCGCCTCGATCCCGTCGAGCCGCGGCATCATCACGTCCATCACGACCACGTCCGGGTTGGTCGAGCCGAGCCGGGCCAGCGCTTCGGCACCGTCCGCGGCCAGGGCGACGTCATAGCCGTTGAACTCGAGCGAGCGCCTCAGCGACTCGCGCACGGCCTTGTCGTCGTCGACGACGAGCACGCGGGGACGGGTCTGGGACACGACCCAAGGATGCCAGCCGCGCCTGAGGGTGGGCTGAGGGCGAGTCCGAGACCCACGGGCGTGCTGGGTGTGCGCCGGTCGCGGCCACCCACTCTCCCGGGGCAAGACGCTCCCCGGGGCTCGCGTCGAAGGGCTGTCGCGTGTCCGGTGACGCGCTCAGGGACGCATTGGCGTTCGCGTCCCAGGCAGCGAGGAGCGCGCATTCGCCTACCTGACGCGTGCCTCGTCCCACGCCAACATCAAGCTGAGGGACGTGGCCGCGGGGATCGTCGACGACTTCGTCGCACGCGTGGACTCCTGACCCTCGAGCAACGAGGCCTCACAGCTGCTCGCCCGAGCGGGCGTGACGGAGCACGGCGCGCGCTGCCTCGCTGAGGGTGAGGCCCTGCTCGTCGGCGATCGTGAGCAGTGCGTGATAGGCGTCGGCTATCTCCAGGCTGCGCTGCCAGGCCAGCACTCCCTTGGCCTGCTCGACCGTGCTGCGCGTCGCCAGGACCTCCTGGAGCCGGCTGGTCGTCTCCGGGGTCGAGAGCGGGCGCACCTGGACGGTGGCCAGGGTGAGGATGTCGGCGAAGGCCTGGAGCAGCACCTGGTCCACCGGCTGGGGCGCGGGCTCCTTCCAGAACAGGTTGAGCCCGCCGAGAGCGGTGCCGTCCCACGTCATCGGCACGGCATGGCCGCAGGTGTAGCCGGCGGCGACCAGCGGTCGTGCGAAGCCGGGCCAGCGGGTCGTGGCCTCGTCCACGTCGGCGAACGAGACACTGCGGTGCTCGCGCACCGCCTCCACGCACGGCCCCTCGGTGGCGCCGGCCTGGTAGGCCTCGAGGTCAGCGAGCCGGTGCGAGGTCGCGGCCAGGACCTCGAAGTCGGTGCCGCCGCCGACCAGCACCCCGCCGGCGTCCGCGCCGACACTGGCGCAGGCCTCGACGATCCCGGCGGTGATGATGCCGATCGGGTCGTGTTCGCTCACCAGCAGCCCGGAGAGGCGTGCGAGCCCGGTGATCCCCCTGTGCTCA comes from Nocardioides piscis and encodes:
- a CDS encoding response regulator transcription factor; the protein is MSQTRPRVLVVDDDKAVRESLRRSLEFNGYDVALAADGAEALARLGSTNPDVVVMDVMMPRLDGIEATRTLRATGNDVPVLVLTARDAVGDRVEGLDAGADDYLTKPFALSELLARLRALLRRVVPAEEDETLVFADLTMEIASRDVRRGERSIELTRTEFTLLEMFLRRPRRVLERSFILEEVWGYDFPTSANSLEVYVGYLRRKTEAEGEPRLIHTVRGVGYVLKEA
- a CDS encoding ANTAR domain-containing protein, with the protein product MGVRVPGSEERAFAYLTRASSHANIKLRDVAAGIVDDFVARVDS
- a CDS encoding GAF and ANTAR domain-containing protein — protein: MTEHRGITGLARLSGLLVSEHDPIGIITAGIVEACASVGADAGGVLVGGGTDFEVLAATSHRLADLEAYQAGATEGPCVEAVREHRSVSFADVDEATTRWPGFARPLVAAGYTCGHAVPMTWDGTALGGLNLFWKEPAPQPVDQVLLQAFADILTLATVQVRPLSTPETTSRLQEVLATRSTVEQAKGVLAWQRSLEIADAYHALLTIADEQGLTLSEAARAVLRHARSGEQL